A single region of the Drosophila takahashii strain IR98-3 E-12201 chromosome 2R, DtakHiC1v2, whole genome shotgun sequence genome encodes:
- the LOC108068673 gene encoding uncharacterized protein encodes MVTFGCVAKLLRSFECCGNSWVKAVNPGWYEAREIPKTLLIQKVQQVAQATRAIRQRPQTAEPPKKTSKPRRQPYL; translated from the coding sequence ATGGTGACTTTTGGTTGTGTCGCTAAACTTTTGCGCAGCTTCGAGTGCTGTGGGAATTCGTGGGTGAAAGCCGTCAATCCCGGGTGGTACGAGGCCCGAGAGATTCCCAAGACCCTTCTGATCCAGAAGGTGCAACAGGTGGCCCAGGCGACCAGGGCGATTCGCCAGCGACCCCAAACCGCGGAGCCGCCAAAGAAGACCAGCAAGCCAAGGCGCCAGCCCTATCTCTAA
- the LOC108068672 gene encoding uncharacterized protein, with protein sequence MENPKAEEPKPSAPKAQAPEKPLRKRNQVKIQTKIRTPKPTPTAILCELTRLKAQQKYLECHQVKLNPNNFTLQNDEVEDTDPKSDGEGKPALESPETGRNPRPTSSSTADLISLINEIEQEKLVLNEKLLQYRNAKRGELQDMWHFVATIKEDVFRPERLSQYTVNALREKIVGVNSQLYRLADQNSKELEELKEQYEKLERENKLLWKSGI encoded by the coding sequence ATGGAAAATCCAAAGGCCGAAGAACCGAAGCCATCGGCTCCAAAAGCCCAGGCACCCGAGAAACCCCTTCGCAAGAGGAATCAAGTCAAAATCCAAACCAAAATCAGGACTCCGAAGCCAACTCCCACCGCCATACTTTGCGAACTGACACGTTTAAAGGCCCAGCAAAAATATCTCGAATGTCATCAAGTCAAGCTGAACCCCAATAATTTCACACTCCAAAATGATGAGGTTGAGGATACAGATCCAAAGTCAGATGGTGAAGGAAAACCCGCATTGGAAAGCCCGGAAACAGGACGAAATCCTCGTCCCACTAGCTCTTCCACTGCCGACCTTATAAGCCTGATTAACGAAATCGAACAGGAGAAACTGGTGCTAAATGAAAAGCTACTGCAATACCGCAACGCCAAGCGAGGAGAACTTCAGGACATGTGGCACTTTGTGGCCACCATTAAGGAGGACGTCTTTCGGCCCGAACGTCTTAGCCAATATACAGTAAATGCTCTGAGGGAAAAAATCGTTGGCGTAAATTCCCAATTGTATCGATTGGCCGATCAAAACTCCAAGGAACTTGAAGAGTTGAAGGAGCAGTACGAAAAATTGGAACGGGAGAATAAGCTATTATGGAAAAGTGGCATATAG